One window from the genome of Gimesia aquarii encodes:
- a CDS encoding SRPBCC domain-containing protein has translation MTIEFTVSDIIPASPQAVYDTWLDSEGHTKMTGSPAHATAKVGESFDAWEGHITGKNLELEPGKRIVQSWRAADYTESDGLSQIEITLDPVEGGTKITLTHSNVPDNQTGHQAGWLSHYFEPMKHYFGGSK, from the coding sequence ATGACAATCGAATTCACGGTTTCGGATATCATCCCGGCTTCACCACAAGCGGTCTACGACACATGGCTCGATAGCGAGGGACATACTAAGATGACGGGCAGCCCCGCTCATGCAACGGCGAAGGTAGGTGAGTCCTTCGATGCCTGGGAAGGACATATCACCGGCAAAAATCTTGAATTAGAACCGGGCAAACGGATCGTGCAATCGTGGCGAGCTGCAGATTATACCGAATCGGACGGGCTCTCTCAAATCGAAATCACTCTCGATCCTGTCGAAGGTGGTACGAAAATCACACTCACGCATAGCAATGTGCCAGATAATCAGACGGGGCATCAGGCCGGCTGGTTATCGCATTATTTCGAACCCATGAAGCACTATTTTGGCGGGAGCAAATAA